Below is a window of Myxococcales bacterium DNA.
CGACGGCCGTTGTGTGAGCGTTAGCCAGTCTTCGAGACCACCGGGGACGCGCCGATAGGCGACGCCCGCGGCCGCGGCGACGAAGCCCGAGTCCTCGCGGAGCAGCGGAGTGGCCGGCGCGCCCACCAATGAAAACGCGACTGAGGCGGACCCCGCTCTGATCTCCGCGGGCTGGTTGGCGAGCGCGGGGAGGGTCACTCGCGCCCCGCTCGAGTCGAACCAGCTCGTGGGGGTGCTCGACTCCGTTGTACCGATTGGGCCCCCAGCGACCGGTGCGTCCGCCGGTCCGGAGCACGCGAGTGCTCCCAACAAGAGCAAACCGAGCCACCCGGCCGAGCTGTTCCGCATGAACCCCAAGTAGAACGTGAATCCCCGAAGGCGCCAAGGGTTCAGTCGCTGGGGCTGTGCTCACGCGTGATTGGACGTGAGCCGGCTCCGGAGACCGGAGCGAAGTCTCGACTTGACGCGTCGGCCGATTCTGACAGGTCGGTCTTCTCGCGCAGCGTCGCAGCAGGACAAGCCCGTCGCCGCAAGCGGTCAGCCGCGGCGAAGTGTGCGGTCAGTACGAGATTCTCACGCCTGCGCGGGCTAATATCGACCCGTGATCCGTGCCGAGCCCCGCCGCTTGCAGGTCGTGAGCGACATTCGCCCGCTGCTCGTGGTCTGGGAGACGACGCTGCGCTGCGATCAGCACTGCCGATTCTGCGGCACGCGCGCTGGCAAGAGTCACCCGAACGAGCTCTCGACGGCGGAGATGCTCGACGTCGTTGCGCAGCTCCGCGACGCAGGCACGGCGGAGATCGCCGTTCACGGCGGAGAGGCTTACCTGCGCAAGGACTTCCTCGAGCTGGTGCGGGCTATCCGCTCGCGCGGCATCGAATGCACCATGGTCACCGGCGGCCGGGGCATTACACCCGAGCTCGCCGACGGCCTACGAGACGCTGACATCACCGCGGTGAGCGTCTCGGTGGACGGACTGGAAGCGACCCACGACCACCTGCGTGGGCTCGCGGGCAGTCACCGTGGGGCGCTCCGCGCGCTCGAGCTGCTGCATGAGCGCGGCGTCGCGGTCGGCTGTAACACCCAGGTGAATCGACGGAACTTCCGCGAGCTGGAGAGCATCGTGGAGCTTGCGGCGGCCCGTGGCGTGTACGGCTGGCAAGTGCAGCTGATGGTGCCGATGGGGCGCGCGGCGGAGGCCGAGGATCTGTGGCTCGAACCCCACGACATCCTCGAGGTGATGCCGCGCATCGCCCTGGCGCGACGCCGTGCCGACGAGCTGGGGGTGAAGCTCTGGCCCGGGAACAACGTGGGGTACTTCGGGCCGTACGAGCACTTGCTGCGAGCTGATCGCACGCGCCAGGGATTCTCCAGCGGTTGTGGCGGCGGCATTCGCACCATGGGCATCGAGGCCAATGGCGACGTGAAGGGCTGCTCCGCCATGGCCTCGAAGGGATTCGTCGGCGGCAACGTGCGAGAGCAGCCCATCCGCGAGATCTGGGACCACGCACCCGAGCTGCAATTCACCCGCGGCTTCGTGCTCGACGATCTCTGGGGCTTCTGCCGCTCGTGTTACTACGCCGAGACCTGCAAGGGCGGTTGTATCTGGACCAGCTCCACACTTCTCGGAAGGGTCGGCAACAACCCGTACTGCCATCACCGCGCGCTGGAGCTGCTGGCTGCCGGCAAGCGCGAGCGCCTGTGCCGGGTCGGTGAAGCGCCCGGTGAAAATCGGGACACGGCGAGCTTCGAGCTCGTGCTCGAAAGCGCCCCGGCCGATTGGGTCGCGAGCCTGCCTGCGCTCGTCTGACTCAGCCTGCGTCCGACGGCGGGGGTCCGTAGGCGGGCATCGCGCCGCCGCCGCCCGTGGCACTGCCAGCCGTGCCGCCGCTGCCACCCGTGGCGCTGCCACCCGCGCCGGCCGTGCCGGCTGCGCCACCAAAGGGTGGGGGTCCGTATGCGGGGAGGATGCCGCCCTCGCCGCCGGAGCTCGTGCCAGCGGTGCCGCCGGTGGCAGAACCGCCCGTGCCTGCTGCGCCGCCGGTGGCAGAACCGCCGCTGCCCGAAGCTCCGCCGCTGCCATTGCCGTCGGAGTCGCCGCCACATGCGGCGAGCGACAGGCCCACTCCAACCACCAGCGCCGCGGTCATTCCCACGCGACTGCGTGCGGAACGACAGAATGGACACGCAGTCTCGGTTGCCTTGACGTGCCGCTGGCACGACTCGCACACGACGAATGAATCCATGAGGCCCTCGCTGCGGAATGCTCCCACGCGGCCGCGAGCCTCATGTTGACGCCCGTCAAGTCAGCGTGGCTCGGATGGCGTCCCGGGCAAGGGATTCTGACCCGGGCTTCCCGCGCAGCTCGACCTCGCGGGCGATGACGCCGGCGTGAGCGGCTGATTCGTCACCGGTAGTCCTACTTCCGCCGACGGCCGACACGCGCGCGCTCCTTGGCGAGTTCTACGACCATCTGCGGATAACGTCGCTTGCGAAAGTTCTCGGGCATCGCGCGGTGTGACTGGACAGCCCGAAAGACATCGATGTTCTTGTCCATGGCCAGCCTGACGGCGGTGTTCTTCAGCGAGAACTTGAAGATCCGCTCCGACATTTTCAGCGCTTGACGCACTTCGCCCGCGGCCAACGCTTCCGCGATGAACTCCCGGGCGCAGTAGATCGCGGCCCGCAGTTGCTTCCGTGCCGCGGGGGTGTCGTAGCCCGGCAGGCGCGCCACGTTGTGCGCCCGGCTTTCGAGGCAGAGCGACGGGTGCATAACGAGCACTTCGCCGCCGCTCCTCGGCAAGGGAACGGGAACAGCTGTAGCCAAGAGCTGCTTCTCGTTCACGCCGGCGACGTTCGCCAGGAAATCGATCGTTCGCTCGTGCCCGTGCCTGTCCTTGAAGTGCACGACGCCGGAATTGGGCGTGTTGTCATCGAAGCTCGCCAAAAGCGCTTTCCCACCCAAGCGCCGAGCGCATTCCTCGACGTCAGGGCGCAGCCCTTGGAAGTCAATGTCCTTGCTGGTGAAGGGCATCGCTGCCCGCAGGGCCTTCACGTTGTGCGCGTAGCGCTCGGCCCAGTAGTTGACGGCCTGCCCGCCGACGAGAACGATCTTCTGTCCGCCGATGCGTCGGAGGATGTCGAGCGCGTCGCTGAAGGACAGCGGCGGCGGGCCGCTCATCGCGGCGAGCGAATTCGCCGGAAGTCGAGCGGAGCCCGAGACATAGTCGCGGGAAGGAAGGCGTTGTCGCGTGCGAGCTGGACTCGGGTTACGGTGCCCACGGCGAGAGCACGTGCGTCTGCGCGGCGGGATTGTGCTTTCTCCCGCGCACGGTCTGGAAAGCGGGGTCCTCGGTTGTCCACGGCGTCCTGTCCTGTGAAAACTGTACGGTCTGCCTCGGGAAATCGCAACGAACCCGCCGGGGCGCCCCGTCAAACCCCTGGAATCCCGGAGGATCACGTTGCCGCCTCGAAGCGCGCACTCTCGATCACCTCCACCTCGCCGCGCACCGGCTCGCCATCTGGCCCACGGACTTCACGCACCCGACCGCCCACGAAAGCCTCGCGCGCCATCCCGCACGCGGCGTGCTGCTCGGACACGAGCTCGGCGCGGAGCTGGGCCTCGTTCGTCCGCGCCCACTGCTCCGCTTTCGCAGCGTCAGCACCGGGCGCGAGCAAGAGCACGACGCGCAGCCCGTCGAGGCGCACGACGTGCCCGCGGGCGCGAAGCGAGGCGATCAACGGTGCCACGTCACCCCGCTCCCGCGTCGACCGCGCTGGGCGCCTGGGGGAATCCCACGCCGACCCCGATCCCGATCTGCATGGCCCACGTCATGGTCGCAAAAGCGACCAGGGCGCAGACGGTCAAGCGCACGAGCGCAGCCGATGGGGGGAGCGATGCTCGACCGGCGTCGTCCAGTTGCAGGACGCCAACTCGGATCACGCTGCCCTCCAATCTACGAGCACGCGCCAGTCCGGCCCGCGCTCGATGTGCCTCGCAGCAGCGGCGCGGCCGCGAGCGTCGAGCCGCAACACCGGCGTTTCGATCGGGCGCCGCAGTTGCGTCAACGTGCAAGTGCCCGGCTCGCGCGGTGTCGTGGGACGCAGCGCGCCCGACCGGATCAATGCGGCGCGAAACTGCCCGCCGTCGAAGGGGCGCTCGGCGTGCGGGTGGCGCTCGAACTCGCAGCGACCTTCACCGCGATCTAGAACTGGAAATGTCATCTGTCACTCCTGAAACGGGTGGGGACAAGGGTGCAGCGCGCGCGCTCGACACCGGGGGAAGTTGCTCCGGTGAAACGCGCCGCCGCTTGGAGCATCTGGAAACCGCGAGTCGAACGCAAAGGACACTCGCGGTTGGCGCCGCCACGATGGCGCCACGGGAGGGAAGGCCCGAACCCCAAAGATGCGCTCTCGGAGCCGACGCTGGGCGGATACCGTGGCGAGCCATCGAGGCGCGCACTCGTTCGCCGGCCCGTCCTCGCACCGGCGGGAGATCTTCTCCCTGCGCGCGGCGGATCTCTTTTTCGGCCGAGCGCGCGTCAACGTCGGCGTCTACTGCGACACGGCGGATAGTGAGTCGATCGAACATGGTGACCTCTGTGGTTCACCATGTCCCATGGCGCGCACGACTCCGCACACGATGTCGCCGCTTCGCAGAACGGGGTCAGTCCCGCATGTCGGCGCGACGTTCGCGCTTGCTACGGGCCTTCTTGAGCTGCCGGATCTCGGCGCTGCTCATCCCACCGGCGACAAGCAGTTCACGAACGACGGCGGCGCGATCAAGTAGTTCTTTCTGGCCGCACCGCTTCGCGCTTCGCATCATCTTCTCGAGCTTCTGCGCAAGCCGCTCTCGGTCGAAGTTCTCTGAGCTCGCGCGC
It encodes the following:
- a CDS encoding radical SAM protein codes for the protein MIRAEPRRLQVVSDIRPLLVVWETTLRCDQHCRFCGTRAGKSHPNELSTAEMLDVVAQLRDAGTAEIAVHGGEAYLRKDFLELVRAIRSRGIECTMVTGGRGITPELADGLRDADITAVSVSVDGLEATHDHLRGLAGSHRGALRALELLHERGVAVGCNTQVNRRNFRELESIVELAAARGVYGWQVQLMVPMGRAAEAEDLWLEPHDILEVMPRIALARRRADELGVKLWPGNNVGYFGPYEHLLRADRTRQGFSSGCGGGIRTMGIEANGDVKGCSAMASKGFVGGNVREQPIREIWDHAPELQFTRGFVLDDLWGFCRSCYYAETCKGGCIWTSSTLLGRVGNNPYCHHRALELLAAGKRERLCRVGEAPGENRDTASFELVLESAPADWVASLPALV